The following proteins are encoded in a genomic region of Planctomycetota bacterium:
- a CDS encoding zinc-binding dehydrogenase, whose translation MPESTLALFSGTPGELSLERRPFPVPGPGEILVRVLGCTLCGSDLHTVAGRRSVAVPTVLGHEIVGEVAAFGPGAPRHDIAGTLLAEGTAITWAIVAGCGECFYCTHDLWPKCERGVKYGHERVEAGIEFRGGLAEHCLLVPGTAIVALPAGMALEVACPANCATATVVAALEAAGDLSGACVAILGAGLLGLTAAALAQARGARDVIVVDTRAGRAARAAEFGATAVGAPGDLPGLVAAATAGRGADVLLELTGATAALAGAWEQVRVGGTILLVGAVSPGAPWAIVPERIVRRALSIRGIHNYSPRHLAAAVAFLATAQDRHPFASLVSAWYPLADVTAAFSAAAAGSHVRVGIRPG comes from the coding sequence ATGCCTGAATCGACGCTGGCCTTGTTCTCGGGCACGCCGGGCGAACTGTCGCTCGAGCGCCGCCCGTTCCCCGTCCCCGGCCCCGGCGAGATCCTCGTCCGCGTCCTCGGCTGCACGCTGTGTGGCAGCGACCTCCACACCGTCGCCGGCCGGCGGAGCGTGGCGGTGCCGACGGTCCTCGGCCACGAGATCGTCGGCGAAGTCGCCGCCTTCGGCCCCGGCGCCCCGCGCCACGACATCGCCGGCACACTGCTCGCCGAGGGCACGGCGATCACCTGGGCGATCGTCGCCGGCTGTGGCGAGTGTTTCTATTGCACCCACGACCTGTGGCCGAAGTGCGAGCGCGGCGTGAAATACGGCCACGAACGCGTCGAGGCGGGAATCGAGTTCCGCGGCGGACTGGCCGAGCACTGCCTCCTCGTGCCGGGGACGGCGATCGTCGCCCTTCCCGCCGGGATGGCGCTCGAGGTCGCCTGCCCGGCCAACTGCGCCACCGCGACGGTCGTCGCCGCGCTCGAGGCGGCCGGGGACCTTTCCGGGGCGTGTGTCGCGATCCTCGGCGCCGGGCTGCTCGGGCTCACCGCGGCGGCGCTGGCGCAGGCGCGCGGGGCCCGCGACGTGATCGTCGTCGACACCCGCGCGGGGCGCGCGGCGCGGGCCGCGGAGTTCGGTGCGACCGCGGTCGGGGCACCGGGCGACCTGCCCGGGCTGGTCGCCGCGGCGACGGCGGGCCGCGGTGCCGACGTGCTCCTCGAGCTCACCGGCGCGACCGCGGCGCTCGCGGGGGCCTGGGAGCAGGTCCGGGTCGGTGGCACGATCCTCCTGGTCGGCGCGGTCTCGCCCGGGGCGCCGTGGGCAATCGTGCCGGAGCGGATCGTACGCCGAGCGCTTTCGATCCGCGGGATCCACAACTACTCGCCGCGCCACCTCGCCGCGGCGGTGGCGTTTCTCGCCACCGCCCAGGACCGGCATCCGTTCGCCAGCCTCGTCTCGGCCTGGTATCCGCTCGCCGACGTCACGGCCGCGTTCAGCGCCGCCGCCGCCGGCAGCCACGTCCGCGTCGGCATCCGTCCCGGGTGA
- a CDS encoding TIGR03364 family FAD-dependent oxidoreductase: protein MPTSHVVVVGAGIVGLAHAWMAALRGHRVTLLERSPRAAGASIRNFGMVWPIGQPAGAPHATALRSRARWLEAAQGAGFWIDPCGSLHLAHRDDEAAVVEEFAARAPDVGIECRLLSAAAVLERTPAANPAGLRCGLWSPAECAVDPPEAIRALPGWLAARYGIECRFATAVTRIERDRAVVVETAAGERLSCDRAIVAGGADLETLFPRELAAAGLTLCKLQMLRTVAQPDGWRAGCHLASGLTLRHYASFAGCPSLPALRARIARETPELDLHGIHVMVSQTGTGEVILGDSHHYDAAIEPFDTDVVESLILRELSRAYRLPEWSIAARWHGFYAKLPGACEWRAEPLPGVHLVTGLGGAGMTMAFGLADEAWMEWDDA from the coding sequence ATGCCCACCAGCCATGTCGTGGTCGTCGGCGCGGGGATCGTCGGCCTGGCCCATGCCTGGATGGCGGCGCTGCGCGGCCACCGGGTGACGCTCCTTGAGCGCTCCCCCCGCGCCGCCGGAGCATCGATCCGCAATTTCGGCATGGTGTGGCCGATCGGCCAGCCGGCGGGCGCTCCGCACGCGACGGCGCTCCGCAGCCGGGCGCGGTGGCTCGAGGCGGCGCAGGGCGCGGGGTTCTGGATCGACCCCTGCGGCTCGCTCCACCTCGCCCACCGCGACGACGAGGCCGCCGTCGTCGAGGAATTCGCGGCACGCGCACCCGACGTGGGGATCGAGTGCCGGCTGCTGTCGGCCGCCGCGGTGCTCGAACGAACGCCGGCCGCCAATCCGGCCGGGCTGCGCTGCGGCCTGTGGAGCCCCGCCGAGTGCGCCGTCGATCCGCCGGAGGCGATCCGGGCGCTGCCCGGCTGGCTCGCGGCACGGTACGGAATCGAATGCCGGTTCGCCACCGCCGTGACGCGGATCGAGCGCGACCGCGCGGTCGTCGTCGAGACTGCGGCCGGCGAGCGGCTGTCCTGCGACCGCGCCATCGTCGCCGGCGGTGCCGACCTGGAAACCCTGTTTCCGCGCGAGCTTGCCGCCGCCGGGCTCACGCTGTGCAAGCTACAGATGCTGCGCACCGTCGCCCAGCCGGACGGCTGGCGGGCCGGCTGCCACCTCGCCAGTGGGCTGACGCTCCGGCACTACGCGAGCTTCGCCGGCTGCCCGAGCCTGCCGGCGCTGCGGGCCCGGATCGCGCGCGAGACGCCGGAGCTCGACCTCCACGGGATCCACGTGATGGTCTCCCAGACCGGTACGGGGGAGGTGATCCTCGGCGATTCCCACCACTACGACGCGGCCATCGAGCCGTTCGATACCGACGTGGTCGAGTCGCTCATCCTCCGCGAGCTGTCGCGCGCCTACCGCCTCCCCGAGTGGTCGATCGCCGCGCGCTGGCACGGGTTCTATGCCAAGCTTCCCGGCGCGTGTGAATGGCGCGCCGAGCCGCTGCCCGGTGTGCACCTGGTCACCGGCCTCGGCGGGGCCGGCATGACGATGGCGTTCGGCCTCGCCGACGAGGCCTGGATGGAGTGGGACGATGCCTGA
- a CDS encoding phosphonoacetaldehyde hydrolase yields MRFPIRAVIFDWAGTTVDHGSRAPARVFVELFAGAGIPITVAEARAPMGRAKHDHIATVLALPRVAAAWRAMLGRPATDADVERLYRDFLPRQRAVLAEHSAVIGGVPEAVAECRRRGLAIGGTTGYTRELLDVVEPIARAGGYAPDVSLCADDVPAGRPAPWMIFRACERLGVYPPAEVLVVDDTPVGIAAGRNAGARTVAVSRTGNALGLSAAEVAALPPAELADRLAAIEREFRVAGAEFVIESVADLPQFLDRECATGPGANAVPAPPPR; encoded by the coding sequence ATGCGCTTCCCGATCCGCGCGGTGATCTTCGACTGGGCTGGCACGACCGTCGACCACGGCAGCCGGGCGCCGGCGCGGGTGTTCGTCGAGCTGTTCGCCGGCGCCGGGATCCCGATCACGGTCGCCGAGGCGCGCGCGCCGATGGGGCGCGCCAAACACGACCACATCGCCACCGTTCTCGCGCTGCCGCGCGTCGCGGCGGCGTGGCGCGCCATGCTCGGTCGGCCGGCGACCGACGCCGACGTCGAGCGGCTGTACCGCGACTTCCTCCCGCGGCAGCGCGCCGTGCTGGCGGAGCACTCGGCGGTAATCGGCGGCGTGCCCGAGGCGGTGGCCGAGTGCCGGCGGCGCGGCCTGGCGATCGGCGGCACCACCGGCTACACCCGCGAGCTGTTGGACGTGGTCGAGCCGATCGCACGGGCCGGCGGCTACGCCCCCGACGTCTCGCTGTGCGCCGACGACGTCCCCGCCGGGCGGCCGGCGCCCTGGATGATCTTCCGCGCCTGCGAGCGGCTCGGCGTCTATCCGCCGGCCGAGGTCCTCGTCGTCGACGACACGCCGGTGGGGATCGCCGCCGGCCGCAACGCCGGCGCGCGGACGGTGGCGGTGTCGCGCACCGGCAACGCCCTGGGCCTGTCGGCGGCCGAGGTGGCGGCGCTCCCCCCGGCCGAGCTTGCCGACCGGCTGGCGGCGATCGAGCGCGAGTTTCGCGTTGCCGGGGCGGAGTTCGTCATCGAGAGCGTCGCCGACCTGCCCCAGTTCCTCGACAGGGAGTGCGCCACCGGGCCGGGTGCCAACGCGGTCCCCGCGCCACCACCACGCTGA
- a CDS encoding zinc-binding dehydrogenase — translation MRAAVYESFRGPIAVRDLPDPVPHDDAVLVAVRACGICRSDWHGWQGHDAMVRLPHVPGHELAGYVAAVGAAVRGWRGGERVTAPFCCGCGTCPDCRRGDTQVCPRQTQPGFSHFGGFAELVEIRHADLNLVALPDGVGFIAAASLGCRFSTAYRAVVQQGRAAAGDWVAIHGCGGVGLSAIMIARATGARVIAVDPAAARRAMARAVGAEEVLDPTAGDVASRIRAATGGGAAVSIDCIGAAEVCRQSVLSLANRGRHVQVGLLTGDQATPPLPMDVVIARELELLGSHGMPVGAYRDLLGLVAAGTLGPERLVSDTVDLEAGARLLEQFDSFPNRGMTVIGFPG, via the coding sequence ATGCGTGCCGCCGTCTACGAGTCGTTCCGCGGGCCGATCGCCGTCCGCGATCTGCCCGACCCGGTGCCACACGACGACGCCGTGCTCGTCGCGGTGCGGGCCTGCGGGATCTGCCGCAGCGACTGGCACGGCTGGCAGGGGCACGACGCGATGGTGCGGCTGCCGCACGTACCCGGCCACGAACTGGCCGGGTACGTGGCCGCGGTCGGCGCGGCGGTCAGGGGTTGGCGCGGCGGCGAGCGGGTGACCGCGCCATTTTGCTGCGGTTGCGGCACCTGCCCCGACTGCCGGCGCGGCGACACGCAGGTCTGCCCGCGGCAGACCCAACCGGGGTTCAGCCACTTCGGCGGCTTCGCCGAACTGGTCGAGATCCGCCACGCCGACCTCAATCTCGTGGCGCTCCCCGACGGCGTCGGGTTCATCGCCGCGGCCAGCCTCGGCTGCCGGTTCTCGACCGCCTACCGGGCCGTCGTCCAACAGGGGCGGGCGGCGGCTGGGGACTGGGTGGCGATCCACGGCTGCGGCGGCGTCGGGCTGTCGGCGATCATGATCGCACGGGCCACCGGCGCGCGGGTGATCGCCGTCGATCCGGCTGCGGCGCGGCGGGCGATGGCGCGTGCGGTCGGCGCCGAGGAGGTGCTCGACCCGACGGCCGGCGACGTCGCCTCCCGCATCCGCGCGGCGACTGGCGGCGGTGCCGCGGTGTCGATCGACTGCATCGGCGCTGCCGAGGTCTGCCGGCAGTCGGTCCTGTCGCTGGCCAATCGCGGCCGGCACGTCCAGGTCGGTCTCCTTACCGGCGACCAGGCGACGCCGCCGCTGCCAATGGATGTCGTGATCGCCAGGGAGCTGGAGCTCCTCGGGAGCCACGGGATGCCGGTCGGGGCATACCGCGATCTCCTCGGCCTGGTCGCCGCCGGCACGCTCGGCCCGGAGCGCCTCGTCAGCGACACCGTCGACCTGGAGGCCGGCGCCCGGCTCCTCGAGCAGTTCGACTCGTTTCCCAACCGGGGGATGACCGTGATCGGGTTTCCGGGCTGA
- the gcvP gene encoding aminomethyl-transferring glycine dehydrogenase: MSQSPTAAPRPAAPAAKRPSALEALEPAGEFRTRHIGLGPAEERHMLDAVGAASRGALIESIVPTSIARSTPMALPPAVGEAEALAELRQIADRNRLLTNCIGQGYHGTLTPPVILRNILENPAWYTAYTPYQAEISQGRMEALVNFQTMVCDLTAMPIANASLLDEATAAAEAMTLALRCHGGSSKTFLADRRCHPQSLEVLATRAKPLGIEVVVGDVATLIGTTDCFGVLVQYPATDGTIDDFRGLAERVHARGAALCVATDLLALTILTPPGEWGADIVVGTTQRFGMPMGCGGPHAAFFACRDSFKRSLPGRLVGVSIDSHGKPAYRLALQTREQHIRREKATSNICTAQVLPAVVASMYAVWHGPAGLARIARRVATLTAILAAGLERLGFAVANARAFDTLRLDTGDRTTALLARAVEHGINLRRLGAGSLSITLDETTTRADVERLWGVFAAAGQSRPTVADLEHAAGPRLPEALLRTSDFLGHPVFNSHHSETAMLRYIRSLSDRDLALDRSMIPLGSCTMKLNATAEMIPITWPEFAAVHPFAPADQREGYALLDRQLRGWLTEATGYRGISLQPNAGSQGEYAGLLVIQAFHQSRGEGHRTICLIPSSAHGTNPASAQMVGMEVVVTGCDEQGNVDLVELEAKCRHYADRLAAVMITYPSTHGVFEAQIKELCAIVHRHGGRVYIDGANMNALVGLAAPGEFGGDVSHLNLHKTFCIPHGGGGPGVGPVCVVADLIPFLPGHATGGLPAPHVGAVSAAPLGNAAVLPISWMYCRMMGPDGLVQATEAAILAANYVSRRLADHFPTLYHGPFGRVAHECILDLRPLKETSGITAEDVAKRLVDYGFHAPTLSFPVPGTLMVEPTESEPLEELDRFVEAMIAIRGEIRRIESGQWPRDDNPLKNAPHTAASVAVTEWDHPYPREVAVFPLAGLERRKYWPPVGRVDNVHGDRNLFCSCVPVAAWAEGDKGEAEGS, translated from the coding sequence ATGTCGCAGTCCCCCACCGCCGCTCCGCGGCCGGCCGCCCCGGCGGCCAAGCGCCCCTCGGCCCTCGAAGCCCTCGAGCCGGCCGGCGAGTTTCGCACGCGCCACATCGGCCTCGGACCGGCCGAGGAGCGACACATGCTCGACGCCGTCGGTGCGGCGTCGCGCGGGGCGCTGATCGAGTCGATCGTGCCGACGAGCATCGCGCGGAGCACGCCGATGGCGCTGCCCCCCGCGGTCGGCGAGGCGGAGGCGCTGGCCGAACTGCGGCAGATCGCCGACCGCAACCGCCTCCTCACCAACTGCATCGGCCAGGGCTACCACGGCACGCTCACGCCGCCGGTGATCCTCCGCAACATCCTCGAGAACCCCGCCTGGTACACCGCCTACACCCCCTACCAGGCCGAGATCAGCCAGGGGCGGATGGAGGCCCTGGTCAATTTCCAGACGATGGTCTGCGACCTGACGGCGATGCCGATCGCCAACGCCTCGCTCCTCGACGAGGCGACCGCCGCCGCCGAGGCGATGACGCTCGCCCTCCGCTGCCACGGCGGATCGAGCAAGACGTTCCTCGCCGACCGGCGCTGCCATCCGCAGTCGCTCGAGGTCCTCGCCACCCGGGCCAAGCCGCTGGGGATCGAGGTCGTGGTCGGCGACGTCGCCACGTTGATCGGGACGACCGACTGCTTCGGCGTGCTCGTGCAGTATCCCGCCACCGACGGGACGATCGACGACTTCCGCGGCCTCGCCGAGCGCGTCCATGCCCGCGGTGCCGCGCTGTGCGTGGCCACCGATCTCCTCGCCCTCACGATCCTGACGCCGCCGGGCGAATGGGGCGCCGACATCGTCGTCGGCACCACGCAGCGCTTCGGGATGCCGATGGGCTGCGGCGGCCCGCACGCCGCGTTCTTCGCCTGCCGCGACTCGTTCAAGCGCTCGCTCCCCGGCCGGCTGGTCGGGGTCAGCATCGACTCCCACGGCAAGCCCGCCTACCGCCTCGCCCTCCAGACGCGCGAGCAGCACATCCGCCGCGAGAAGGCGACGAGCAACATCTGCACCGCGCAGGTGCTCCCCGCCGTGGTGGCGAGCATGTATGCCGTCTGGCACGGCCCCGCCGGGCTCGCCCGGATCGCCCGGCGCGTGGCGACGCTGACGGCGATCCTCGCCGCCGGCCTCGAGCGGCTCGGGTTCGCGGTGGCCAACGCCCGGGCCTTCGACACCCTCCGCCTCGACACCGGTGACCGGACCACGGCACTCCTCGCCCGGGCCGTCGAGCACGGCATCAACCTCCGCCGGCTCGGCGCCGGCAGCCTCTCGATCACGCTCGACGAGACGACGACCCGGGCCGACGTCGAGCGGCTCTGGGGGGTGTTCGCGGCGGCGGGGCAGTCGCGGCCCACGGTGGCCGATCTCGAGCACGCCGCCGGCCCGCGGCTTCCGGAGGCGCTTCTGCGCACGAGCGACTTCCTCGGCCATCCGGTGTTCAACTCGCACCACAGCGAGACGGCGATGCTGCGCTACATCCGCAGCCTCTCCGACCGCGACCTGGCGCTCGACCGCAGCATGATCCCGCTGGGGAGCTGCACGATGAAGCTCAACGCCACCGCGGAGATGATCCCGATCACGTGGCCCGAGTTCGCCGCCGTCCACCCCTTCGCCCCCGCCGACCAGCGCGAGGGCTACGCGCTCCTCGACCGGCAACTGCGCGGCTGGCTCACCGAGGCCACCGGCTACCGCGGCATCAGCCTCCAGCCCAACGCCGGCAGCCAGGGTGAATACGCAGGCCTGCTCGTGATCCAGGCGTTCCACCAGTCGCGCGGCGAGGGGCACCGGACGATCTGCCTGATCCCCTCCTCGGCCCACGGCACCAACCCCGCCAGCGCCCAGATGGTGGGGATGGAGGTGGTGGTCACCGGCTGCGACGAGCAGGGCAACGTCGATCTGGTCGAGCTCGAGGCCAAGTGCCGGCACTACGCCGACCGGCTGGCGGCGGTGATGATCACCTACCCGAGCACGCACGGGGTGTTCGAAGCGCAGATCAAGGAGCTGTGCGCGATCGTCCACCGCCACGGCGGCCGGGTCTACATCGACGGCGCCAACATGAACGCGCTGGTCGGCCTGGCGGCCCCGGGTGAGTTCGGCGGCGACGTCAGCCACCTGAACCTCCACAAGACGTTCTGCATCCCCCATGGCGGCGGCGGACCGGGGGTCGGGCCGGTGTGCGTGGTCGCGGATCTGATTCCCTTCCTCCCCGGCCATGCCACCGGCGGGCTGCCGGCCCCGCACGTCGGCGCCGTGTCGGCGGCGCCGCTGGGCAACGCGGCGGTCCTGCCGATCAGTTGGATGTATTGCCGGATGATGGGGCCCGACGGGCTGGTGCAGGCGACCGAGGCGGCGATCCTCGCCGCCAACTACGTCAGCCGCCGGCTGGCCGACCATTTCCCCACCCTCTACCACGGCCCGTTCGGCCGCGTCGCCCACGAGTGCATCCTCGACCTGCGGCCGCTCAAGGAGACCAGCGGCATCACCGCCGAGGACGTCGCCAAGCGGTTGGTCGACTACGGCTTCCACGCCCCGACGCTCTCATTCCCGGTGCCGGGCACGCTGATGGTCGAGCCGACCGAGAGCGAGCCGCTCGAGGAGCTCGACCGGTTCGTCGAGGCGATGATCGCGATCCGCGGCGAGATCCGCCGCATCGAATCGGGCCAGTGGCCGCGCGACGACAATCCGCTCAAGAACGCCCCCCACACCGCGGCCAGCGTGGCGGTGACCGAGTGGGACCACCCCTACCCGCGCGAGGTGGCGGTGTTTCCCCTGGCAGGCCTCGAGCGGCGCAAGTACTGGCCGCCAGTGGGGCGCGTCGACAACGTCCACGGCGACCGCAACCTGTTTTGCAGCTGCGTGCCGGTGGCGGCCTGGGCCGAGGGGGACAAGGGCGAAGCGGAGGGATCGTGA